From Synechococcales cyanobacterium T60_A2020_003:
ACCAATCTGAGCTAAGCAAGTCTGAATTGATGTGCCATCTAGCCGTCCGTAGTAGCTGGGGTTGGGCACAATATGTCCGGCGATCGCCTTACTGCCAATCATGCTGCTTTCTTCGTCAGTGAAGACGATCACTTCAACGGGATGATACAACCGCTTCTGATGCTCATTGAGCGATCGCACGACTTCTAGCCCCGCTAAGACCCCATAGGCTCCGTCGTAGCGCCCGCCGTTGGGAACGGTATCAATGTGGGAACCTGTTGCCAAAGCGGGGGCATGGGCATCGGTTCCGGCATAGCGTCCAATAATATTGCCTGCCGTGTCTAGGCGGACGCTCATTCCGGCTTCCGTCATCCAGTGCTGAATTAAATTCCGAGCTTCAATGTCAGCGGGCCTGTAGGCTACCCGATCAATCCCTCCCGTTTCTGTGTGCCCAATCTGCGACAGGCGGGCAATGCTGGTATTGAGGCGATCGCCATTAATCGACAGGGTTAAAGCTGGGGTTAGCGTCATAGCAAGCCTCTGGAGATATCAGATCCAAACACATCAACGAAAAAATCTTGATTGGATCTCCTATTGCTCTGCACCCAGGAGAACATTGGAGCCACACTGTATACTGTATACAAAAAATATGATTTAATGCACAGGTATACGCAAAACCGACTTGTTGCAAATCACCTGGCCAATGTTGGATCTGAGATATTGGATCTCAGTAGGGCGATCGTCTCGGTCACACTATTTCTCACTGCTACCGTTTACCTATCCTTGAGCGAACTGAAACTTTTTTTGTGTAGGAGGCAACATGACACCCTCTCCAAAGCGGGTCTTCATTTGTGGATCGGCTCTACGCGGACAGCCTGACCACGGCAATCTTCAATCCGCCACGTTTATCCGTACGACCAAAACTCAGCCCCTTTACCGTCTCCACGCAGCCGCAGATGGCTGGCATCCTGCCATTTACCAGGTTGAAACAGGCGGAATCAGCATTCCAGGCGAACCGTACGAACTGACACCGGAGCAATACGACCACTTAGTCTCCACTGAGCCTCCGCATATGTATCCCGCCAATGTGCTGCTAGAAAGTGGCGAAGTGGCTACAGCAATGCTGTATCCACGCGAATTGGTTGACCAATACCACTGGCCTGACATTTCCCATCACGGGGGCTGGGCAGCGTACAAACAGGCCACTGCAACTGTGGGGTAGAACGGAACCGAACCAAACGTCTGAGGTTCCGCTGTTGAAGGGGGGCGTTAGGGGGAGCGAACCATTGGTTTACCCACTTTCTAAACGTTTCGGATGCGTTTTACCCCATTCAGGGCTGCGCCTGCGCTTTCAAATTACTCCGCGCATTGCGGCGCATCATGTCGGGCTTAATTCGTCGCAGAGCCGATGCCTGAAAGCGGCGATCGTAGTCTTCCTGGGATAAGGTGGATAACTCTTCCAGTTTCGGAGCAAGGTTCCACGGATAGGGTTGGAAGCCCTCGACATCGGTAGGTGTGGCAAAGCGCTGGTTCCACGGGCACACGTCCTGGCAGATATCGCACCCTGCGACCCAGCCGTTTAGGGTTTGGGCGATCGCTTCTGGTAGTTCCGGCGCACGATTCTCGATGGTGTGATACGCAATGCAGCGATTCGCATCTACGACGTAGGGTTGGGCGATCGCCCCAGTGGGACACGCATCTAAACAGCGGGTACAGGTTCCGCAATGGGAGGTATGGGGGGAATCGGGCGGCAAGTCTAGATTGGTGAGCACTTCGCCCAAAAAGACCCAGGAACCGTACTCCCGCGTGATCACGTTGCTGTTTTTGGCGATCCAGCCCAGTCCGGCCTGCTGCGCCCAAACCTTATCCTGCACGGGGCCAGTGTCGGCGTAGTATCGAGCCTGGATGCCGTCGCCTTGGGATTCCAGCCATTGCGCCAACTGTTTCAGTTTTTTATGCAAAATGCGGTGGTAGTCCCGTCCCCAGCCGTAGCGCGAGATTTTGGCGATCGCCGGATCATCAGCATGAGCATGGGGGGTGTAGTAGTTCAACGCGACGCAGATGAGCGATCGCACCGTGGGCATCACCTCCCGAATGGCCTGCCGTTTGGGGTTCGCCATCCAAGCCATATCAGCCTGGTAGCCCTGGTTTAACCATTGGGTTAACGCAGTAGCAGACTTGGCGATCGCTGTTTCCGCTCCATCCACAGATGCGATTCCCACTTTGTGGAATCCGAGGTCTAGCGCCTGCTGCTTAATCTGCTCAGCGTTCACCATTAGAAATTAGGACGCCTCCTCAACCCATTGCGGCACGTATTTCCAAGCGTCCCGCAGTTCCTGATCCTTCCATTCATAGTGGGAATCAATTTCGCCAACGAGGTTCCAGAACCGGGACGAGTGGTTCATGTGAACCGTATGGCACAGCTCATGGACAAAGATGTAGCGCACCAAATGAGGGGGCAGAAACAGAAGCTTATAGTTCAGGCTGATGTTTTTTTTGCTAGAGCAACTCGCCCAGAGGGT
This genomic window contains:
- a CDS encoding gamma-glutamylcyclotransferase, with product MTPSPKRVFICGSALRGQPDHGNLQSATFIRTTKTQPLYRLHAAADGWHPAIYQVETGGISIPGEPYELTPEQYDHLVSTEPPHMYPANVLLESGEVATAMLYPRELVDQYHWPDISHHGGWAAYKQATATVG
- the queG gene encoding tRNA epoxyqueuosine(34) reductase QueG; this encodes MVNAEQIKQQALDLGFHKVGIASVDGAETAIAKSATALTQWLNQGYQADMAWMANPKRQAIREVMPTVRSLICVALNYYTPHAHADDPAIAKISRYGWGRDYHRILHKKLKQLAQWLESQGDGIQARYYADTGPVQDKVWAQQAGLGWIAKNSNVITREYGSWVFLGEVLTNLDLPPDSPHTSHCGTCTRCLDACPTGAIAQPYVVDANRCIAYHTIENRAPELPEAIAQTLNGWVAGCDICQDVCPWNQRFATPTDVEGFQPYPWNLAPKLEELSTLSQEDYDRRFQASALRRIKPDMMRRNARSNLKAQAQP